Genomic DNA from Spirochaetota bacterium:
TAACATGCTATACAATATTTAATTGGAGACAATACTATGATAGAAAATATACAATTTACATACCGTGATGGGAAACATGATGCAGGCAATGTTACAGTTTATGCGCTTTCAACATGTGGGCATTGCAAACGTGCATTGAATTTTCTTGATAGCAATTCGGTTAAATACCGCTTTGTCTATGTGGATTTATTGCCTTCAGATGAAAAAAATAAATTAAAGGATTATCTTGTTCAAAAATCTAATATGTATGTGGCATTTCCTTTTCTGGTTATTGATGACAACACATTTTTTACTGGCTTTATTGAAGAAGAATGGCGGCGTATGCTTAAATTGGAGTAAAAAAATGAAAAGAGAAAAAACAATTGAAGAAACAATGCAATTTGCCCGGATGGTAGCTGCAAAACATGGTTGGGTGTTACATCCTGACAAAGAATTTCTTGAAATACTCATTGAAGGGCTTACAACAAATTATAACCGTTATGGCTATTATTCTTGTCCATGCAGGGATGCAGATGGCATTCGTGAAAAGGATAAAGATATACTATGTCCGTGTGATTACTGTCCACCTGACATCAAAGAATATGGACACTGTTATTGTGGACTATATAATGATCCTGAATTTATTAAAAATGGTGGTATGCCGAAAAGCATACCCGAACGAAGACAATATTATTTTAAGAAATAATTTTTATATATTTACTTCACCAATTATTCCTAAATTATGGAAATTTGAACATAATATAAAATAGAGTACACCACCTCCGCCTTCGGTGGCGGGGGTGTACTCTATTTTCATTATGAAATTTTTTAAGGAATCATTATTGTATTTACTTGATTTTTTATATAGTTATTAGTATATTGTGTTCACTAAAAGTTCTTTAAAGCAGGGGTGGTCTGTGCTGGTGCACAGGCCTGAGAGTATACCCTTAGAACCTGATCTGGGTAATGCCAGCGGAGGGAGTAGTTTTTATAATTGCTTCTGTTTTTTTACATTTATTAAAATTTTAAAAACCGCCCACACGCTGGGCGGTTTTTTGTTATGAGGGTTACCATTATGACACAATTAGATTATGCCAAACAGGGTATTATCACCAAGGAGATGCAGCAGGCAGCGGAACATGAAGGTATATCAACTGACCAGTTGTGTGATTTAATAGCAAAAGGGTGGGCGGTTATTCCTAAAAACGTGAAAAGGACATTTAATGTGCGTGCTATTGGGAAAGGTTTGCTTACCAAGGTAAATGCAAATATAGGGACATCAACTGACCATGCTGATATTGAAGAAGAAATGAAAAAGCTTGAAGCAGCTATTTATTATGGTTCTGACAGCGTGATGGATCTTTCAACAGGAGGTGATTTAAAGACAATTAGAGCAATGGTTCTGGAACATTCAACGGTAATGGTGGGTGCGGTGCCTATTTATCAGGTGGCAGCAGAGCTTTCGGCAAAGGAAAAATCAATTCTGGATATGTCAGAGAACCAGCTTTTTGATGCAATAGAACAGCAGTGTGAAGAAGGTATTGATTATATAACTGTTCATTGCGGTGTAACTATGGCAAGCGCTAAATTGGCATCAAAGCAAAAACGTGTTATGGGAATTGTGAGCCGTGGTGGGTCATTGCTTGCAGCATGGATGGCACATCACAAAAAAGAAAATCCATTGTATGAGCATTTTGATAAGTTATGTGCGATAGCTCATAAATATGATGTAACCTTAAGCTTAGGAGATGGCTTGCGTCCAGGTGCCATTGCTGATGCTACCGATGCAGCTCAGATAGAAGAACTGGTAATATTAGGCCAGCTGGTAAAGAGAGCACGTGAAGCTGGTGTGCAGGTCATTGTAGAAGGGCCAGGACATGTTCCTATGGACCAGATAACTGCAAACATCATTGCGGAAAAGCGTATTTGTGATAATGCGCCATTTTATGTACTTGGGCCATTAACCACTGATGCTGCTCCCGGGTATGACCATATCGTTGGAGCGATTGGAGGAGCTATCGCCGCGCTTGCTGGTGCTGACTTTTTGTGCTATGTGACACCTGCCGAGCATCTGTGCCTGCCAACGGTGGAAGATGTTAGGTTGGGTGTGATAGGCACTCGTATTGCTGCACATTCGGCTGATATTGCTAAGGGCATTCCAAAAGCAATACAACAGGATTTTGAAATGTCACTATACAGGAAAGCGCTTGATTGGGAAGGCATGTTCAGCAGAGCAATTGATCCCGATATGGCACGCGCACGCAGGAAAAAAAGTGAAGATTATAAAGAACAGGTATGCACTATGTGTGGAAAGCTGTGTGCAATCAAAACACATAATGAATGTGAATTATTATAACAAATAGAAAGGGAAAATATATGGCAACAGGAAAAGATGCACGCATTATACTTGAAAAAGTACGATCACAAAAACCACTAATCCATAATATCACTAATTTTGTAGTAATGAACTACACTGCAAATGCACTGCTTGCCTGTGGTGCTTCGCCGGTGATGGCACATGCATATAATGAAGTGCAGGAAATGACTGGTATAGCAAATGCACTGGTTCTTAATATTGGTACGCTTGATAACGAATGGATCCATTCAATGGTAATTGCGGCAGGCACCGCAAACAAAAAAGGCATACCGGTAATACTGGATCCTGTTGGTGCAGGTGCAACTACGTTACGAACCCAGGCAGCATTAAAAATATTAAACACAGGTGCTATATCAGTCATTCGTGGGAATGCATCAGAAGTGCTGGCACTATCTGATACTAATACTCAGACAAAAGGTGTTGATGCTTTACATGTAGTTGATGATGCAATTGAAGTAGCAACTACTTTAGCTACCACAAATTCAGCGATAGTTGCTATCACAGGGCCAACAGATATTGTCACTGATGGTAAACAGATAGTAAAAGTGCATAATGGGCACAAACTTTTAAGTATGGTTACTGGTACAGGTTGTACAGCAACAGCCTTAATAGGTGCATTCTGTGCAGTTGAAAACGATTACCTTAAAGCAACAGCCTGTGCATTAGCGTATTTTGGTATTGCAGGGGAGTTAGCAGCCAAAAAAGCAACTGCCCCAGGAAGCTTTATGATAAAACTACTTGATGAGTTATATGCAATGACTTCATCAGAGCT
This window encodes:
- the thiM gene encoding hydroxyethylthiazole kinase; this translates as MATGKDARIILEKVRSQKPLIHNITNFVVMNYTANALLACGASPVMAHAYNEVQEMTGIANALVLNIGTLDNEWIHSMVIAAGTANKKGIPVILDPVGAGATTLRTQAALKILNTGAISVIRGNASEVLALSDTNTQTKGVDALHVVDDAIEVATTLATTNSAIVAITGPTDIVTDGKQIVKVHNGHKLLSMVTGTGCTATALIGAFCAVENDYLKATACALAYFGIAGELAAKKATAPGSFMIKLLDELYAMTSSELEQYAKIENV
- a CDS encoding glutaredoxin family protein, translating into MIENIQFTYRDGKHDAGNVTVYALSTCGHCKRALNFLDSNSVKYRFVYVDLLPSDEKNKLKDYLVQKSNMYVAFPFLVIDDNTFFTGFIEEEWRRMLKLE
- a CDS encoding ferredoxin-thioredoxin reductase catalytic domain-containing protein, which encodes MKREKTIEETMQFARMVAAKHGWVLHPDKEFLEILIEGLTTNYNRYGYYSCPCRDADGIREKDKDILCPCDYCPPDIKEYGHCYCGLYNDPEFIKNGGMPKSIPERRQYYFKK
- the thiC gene encoding phosphomethylpyrimidine synthase ThiC, with protein sequence MTQLDYAKQGIITKEMQQAAEHEGISTDQLCDLIAKGWAVIPKNVKRTFNVRAIGKGLLTKVNANIGTSTDHADIEEEMKKLEAAIYYGSDSVMDLSTGGDLKTIRAMVLEHSTVMVGAVPIYQVAAELSAKEKSILDMSENQLFDAIEQQCEEGIDYITVHCGVTMASAKLASKQKRVMGIVSRGGSLLAAWMAHHKKENPLYEHFDKLCAIAHKYDVTLSLGDGLRPGAIADATDAAQIEELVILGQLVKRAREAGVQVIVEGPGHVPMDQITANIIAEKRICDNAPFYVLGPLTTDAAPGYDHIVGAIGGAIAALAGADFLCYVTPAEHLCLPTVEDVRLGVIGTRIAAHSADIAKGIPKAIQQDFEMSLYRKALDWEGMFSRAIDPDMARARRKKSEDYKEQVCTMCGKLCAIKTHNECELL